A window of the Carassius carassius chromosome 36, fCarCar2.1, whole genome shotgun sequence genome harbors these coding sequences:
- the LOC132116881 gene encoding vitelline membrane outer layer protein 1-like translates to MHHFIFMMFSLLVITGLQVSVESAGIRFERSIDRHYKSELTVPNGGGWGSWGQRDMCPAGTYAAGFSLRVEAPVGRDDDTALNGIRLHCIHTPSLYHSSSKVQSDVGSWGQWTDIKWCPSGFLTAFQLRVERSQGDGDDTAANNIIFQCTQGTLQGDGTNWGDWGSWSQTCGGKGICGLKTRIEVPQGRGDDTALNDVIMFCCD, encoded by the exons ATGCATCACTTCATTTTCATGATGTTTTCACTGCTAGTCATTACTGGGCTGCAGGTGAGCGTCGAGTCCGCAGGAATACGTTTTGAGCGAAGCATCGACAGACATTATAAATCAGAGCTGACCGTGCCGAATGGAGGGGGCTGGGGGTCGTGGGGTCAGAGGGACATGTGTCCAGCTGGAACGTACGCTGCAGGATTCAGTCTAAGG gtGGAAGCTCCTGTGGGTCGAGATGATGACACTGCACTCAACGGGATTCGCCTTCACTGCATTCATACGCCAAGCTTGTATCACAGCTCCTCCAAAGTTCAGTCAGATGTAGGCAG ctggGGTCAATGGACAGATATCAAATGGTGTCCTTCTGGATTCTTGACTGCGTTTCAGCTGAGAGTCGAACGCTCTCAAGGAGATGGTGATGATACGGCCGCAAACAACATCAT CTTTCAATGCACTCAAGGGACTTTACAGGGTGACGGCACAAACTGGGGCGACTGGGGCTCCTGGAGTCAAACATGTGGAGGAAAAGGGATTTGTGGTCTCAAGACACGGATAGAAGTACCTCAAGGACGAGGAGACGACACCGCTCTCAATGATGTTATCATGTTCTGCTGTGATTAA